The following proteins are encoded in a genomic region of Lytechinus variegatus isolate NC3 chromosome 7, Lvar_3.0, whole genome shotgun sequence:
- the LOC121418195 gene encoding carbohydrate sulfotransferase 1-like, translated as MVFRRCVQVYSMLFLLIFALSQMIVLCILFNKHDNLSIIKHRHQKSVGTYTPRLFNSSFIRNMGSEKQETVEEHTTFTSNRSSYAVFERDKTQEYPDNPFSEDLFKSAHNFSNEMECSCNGVHNMHSLDETVVQKNTTFYFPWFVFGNFPPITSPKLTIILAQWRFGSSIVGELFNQNLDAFYLFEPMWTLNRLKAIWRQPERHASPTTREISRQILRELAHCKFNNDFVWTYSQWHPFQNRAICNLSPRCLLSGEQWFENFCKTSREHIATKLIRLDLEDLRPLIEMDNIDLRIIHLVRDPRGAAASRVHYITKRYQPHQQYFRDTGRLKPLGLLDTVPDELMYIQEMRENNPTVRQMCKWIERNAKTSRYHLPKWLQGHYKLVKYEDFALEPVKISKEIYEFIGLPFPKYLEYWIKMNTNAINRDDDVFSNRKNSIETASRWIVDLSELEIRQIEKECKDVLELLDYKLYDELKSAA; from the coding sequence ATGGTGTTTCGCCGGTGTGTTCAGGTATATTCAATGTTGTTTCTTCTAATCTTTGCACTAAGCCAAATGATTGTTCTCTGCATATTGTTCAATAAACACGATAATTTGAGCATTATTAAGCACCGTCATCAGAAATCAGTCGGCACATACACACCCAGGCTTTTTAATTCATCATTTATCAGGAACATGGGCTCAGAAAAACAAGAGACAGTGGAGGAACATACAACATTTACAAGCAATCGGTCATCGTATGCTGTATTTGAAAGAGATAAAACTCAGGAATATCCTGATAACCCATTTAGTGAGGACCTGTTTAAATCAGCACACAACTTTAGTAATGAGATGGAGTGTAGTTGCAACGGTGTCCACAATATGCATTCTCTTGACGAGACCGTTGTGCAAAAGAATAccactttttattttccttggTTTGTGTTTGGAAACTTCCCACCAATAACATCTCCCAAACTCACTATCATTCTGGCCCAGTGGCGGTTTGGTTCAAGTATAGTCGGTGAACTCTTCAATCAGAATTTGGATGCATTCTATTTATTTGAACCAATGTGGACTCTCAATAGATTAAAGGCCATATGGAGACAGCCTGAAAGACATGCATCGCCAACCACGAGGGAAATCTCTCGTCAGATCCTACGCGAATTGGCTCATTGTAAGTTCAACAATGACTTTGTCTGGACGTACAGCCAATGGCATCCTTTCCAGAATAGAGCCATATGTAATCTTAGTCCACGGTGTCTGTTATCCGGTGAACAGTGGTTTGAAAACTTCTGCAAGACTTCCAGAGAACACATAGCAACAAAACTTATTCGTCTTGATCTCGAGGATTTAAGACCTCTCATTGAAATGGACAACATTGACCTGAGGATCATCCATCTCGTGCGGGATCCTCGAGGAGCAGCTGCCTCTAGGGTTCATTACATTACCAAGAGGTACCAACCACATCAGCAATATTTCAGAGACACTGGGAGACTGAAACCGCTTGGTCTCCTGGACACAGTCCCTGATGAGCTCATGTACATTCAGGAGATGAGAGAAAACAACCCCACTGTTCGTCAAATGTGCAAGTGGATTGAAAGAAATGCAAAGACCTCGAGATATCATTTGCCAAAATGGTTGCAAGGACACTACAAACTCGTCAAATATGAAGACTTTGCACTGGAACCTGTCAAGATCTCAAAAGAGATCTATGAGTTTATCGGTTTACCGTTTCCGAAATATCTTGAATATTGGATCAAGATGAACACCAATGCCATTAATAGGGATGATGATGTCTTTTCGAATCGAAAAAATTCCATCGAAACAGCTTCGCGTTGGATTGTTGATCTGTCTGAGTTAGAAATAAGGCAAATTGAAAAAGAGTGCAAAGATGTCCTTGAACTTCTTGACTATAAGTTATATGATGAACTTAAATCCGCGGCATAA